A window of the Chloroflexaceae bacterium genome harbors these coding sequences:
- a CDS encoding HEPN domain-containing protein, with protein sequence MSEAIDLARGWLAKGDSDLFSARLIATSSGPYDTACFHAQQAAEKYLKGLLAFAGQPVPLTHNLEELERYCATLNPAPDFTGLDLTQLTPYAVQLRYDPGFWPDQATAVEALALAERVRTAVLAVLPQAAHPQRTNAFM encoded by the coding sequence ATGAGCGAGGCGATTGACCTGGCGCGCGGCTGGCTGGCCAAGGGGGATAGCGACCTGTTTAGCGCGAGGCTCATCGCGACAAGCTCTGGCCCATATGATACGGCCTGCTTCCATGCCCAGCAGGCCGCTGAGAAGTATCTGAAGGGACTGCTCGCTTTCGCAGGGCAGCCGGTTCCACTCACCCATAACCTTGAGGAGCTTGAGCGCTACTGTGCGACGCTCAATCCAGCGCCGGATTTCACGGGGCTGGACCTGACGCAGTTGACCCCCTACGCCGTCCAGTTGCGGTATGACCCTGGTTTCTGGCCCGATCAGGCTACTGCGGTCGAGGCGCTCGCCCTGGCTGAGCGAGTCCGCACGGCGGTACTGGCCGTGTTGCCCCAGGCCGCGCATCCGCAGAGAACAAATGCATTCATGTAG